A stretch of the Mycobacterium shigaense genome encodes the following:
- a CDS encoding adenylate/guanylate cyclase domain-containing protein: MLLVCSIFSIAVIGFIGATSGRSALREVEGERLVELRESQRRQVEALFKELKDALIVFSDSFSANEATGAFTAAFGQLGNATISPAQEQALVDYYTTKMIEPIKQLTGNELDLNSIFPTSNAQKYLQAYYTAPPRSGPDAMPARDAGDGSAWSAANARYDYFFRDIVSLFEYPDALLLDLQGNVIYSVKKGPDLGTNILTGPYRGSNLRDAYQDAVRSNDVDFTWITDFQQYQPQLDVPTAWAVSPVGQNGRTVGVMALPLPVSKINRIMTADKQWDNAGMGPSTETYLAGPDNLMRSDSRLFLEDPQEYRREVMGAGTPASVVDKAIRLGGTTLVQPVPSAGLRAAQAGREGTVDGTDYTGNRELEAYAPVSVPDSDLHWSILATRDDSDAFARLARFSKSLVIAVSVMIFVVCVASMVLAQLLLRPVRRLQAGTQKISSGDYEVNIPVVSRDEIGDLTAAFNEMSRNLALKEELLAEQRKENDRLLLALMPESMVQRYREGQQTIAQQHQDVTIIFADIVGLDEMSNTMSGDELVGIVDDLFRQFDAAAEARGVERIRTFHNGYLASCGVVTPRLDSIHRSVEFALEMRQIIDRFNSQTGHELRLRVGINTGNVVSGLVGRSSLVYDMWGGAVNLAHQMNSGAPQPGIYVSSQVHQVLEDVRQFAPAGTISVGGTDQPIYRLLER, translated from the coding sequence ATGCTGTTGGTCTGCAGCATCTTTTCGATCGCGGTCATCGGGTTCATCGGGGCTACGTCCGGCCGCTCCGCGTTGCGAGAAGTCGAAGGCGAGCGGCTGGTCGAATTGCGCGAGTCACAGCGACGGCAGGTGGAGGCGTTGTTCAAGGAATTGAAGGACGCGCTCATCGTGTTCAGCGATTCGTTCAGCGCCAACGAGGCGACCGGGGCGTTCACCGCCGCCTTCGGGCAACTGGGCAACGCGACCATCAGCCCCGCCCAGGAACAGGCGCTGGTCGACTATTACACCACCAAGATGATCGAACCCATCAAACAGCTCACCGGAAACGAGCTCGACCTCAACTCGATATTCCCGACGTCCAACGCGCAGAAGTACCTGCAAGCCTATTACACCGCGCCGCCGCGCTCCGGCCCCGATGCGATGCCAGCCAGAGACGCGGGTGACGGCAGCGCATGGTCGGCCGCGAATGCGCGCTACGACTACTTCTTTCGCGACATCGTCTCTCTCTTCGAATATCCGGACGCGTTGCTGCTCGACTTGCAGGGCAACGTCATCTATTCGGTGAAAAAGGGGCCCGACCTAGGCACGAACATCCTCACCGGCCCCTACCGCGGGTCCAATCTGCGCGATGCGTATCAAGACGCCGTGCGATCCAACGACGTGGACTTCACTTGGATCACCGACTTTCAGCAGTATCAGCCGCAGCTTGATGTCCCCACCGCGTGGGCGGTGTCGCCGGTCGGCCAGAACGGCAGGACGGTGGGTGTGATGGCGCTGCCGCTGCCCGTCTCCAAGATCAACCGGATCATGACCGCCGACAAGCAGTGGGACAACGCGGGCATGGGTCCGTCGACCGAGACATACCTGGCCGGACCCGACAATCTAATGCGCTCTGATTCAAGGCTTTTCCTAGAGGATCCGCAGGAATATCGACGTGAAGTGATGGGCGCCGGGACGCCGGCCAGCGTGGTGGACAAGGCGATCCGGTTGGGTGGCACCACGCTCGTGCAGCCGGTCCCGAGCGCTGGTCTGCGCGCGGCGCAGGCGGGACGGGAGGGAACCGTCGACGGCACGGACTACACGGGCAATCGGGAACTGGAAGCCTATGCGCCGGTGAGTGTGCCGGACTCCGATCTGCACTGGTCGATCCTGGCGACGCGGGACGACTCCGATGCCTTTGCGCGGCTGGCCAGATTCAGTAAATCGCTGGTGATCGCCGTCTCGGTGATGATTTTCGTCGTGTGCGTGGCCTCGATGGTGCTCGCGCAATTACTGCTGCGGCCGGTGCGGCGGCTGCAGGCGGGAACGCAGAAGATCAGCTCCGGCGACTACGAGGTCAACATCCCGGTGGTCTCGCGTGACGAAATCGGTGACCTCACTGCGGCTTTCAACGAAATGAGTCGCAATCTGGCGCTCAAGGAAGAGTTGCTCGCCGAGCAGCGCAAGGAGAACGACCGGCTCCTGCTGGCGCTGATGCCCGAGTCGATGGTGCAACGGTATCGGGAGGGTCAGCAGACCATCGCCCAACAACACCAGGACGTCACCATCATCTTCGCCGACATCGTGGGGCTCGACGAGATGTCCAACACCATGTCGGGTGACGAGCTCGTCGGGATCGTCGACGATCTGTTCCGGCAATTCGACGCGGCGGCCGAAGCCCGCGGGGTCGAACGGATCCGAACCTTCCACAACGGCTATCTGGCCAGCTGCGGAGTCGTCACGCCACGCCTGGACAGCATCCACCGCAGTGTCGAGTTCGCCCTCGAAATGCGCCAGATCATCGATCGGTTCAACAGTCAAACCGGTCACGAACTGAGGCTGCGGGTCGGCATCAACACCGGCAACGTCGTGAGCGGGCTGGTGGGCCGGTCCAGCCTGGTCTACGACATGTGGGGCGGTGCGGTGAACCTGGCACACCAAATGAACAGTGGCGCGCCGCAACCCGGTATCTACGTCAGCTCGCAGGTGCATCAGGTACTGGAGGATGTCCGGCAATTCGCACCGGCCGGCACCATCTCGGTCGGCGGCACCGATCAGCCGATCTACCGGCTATTGGAGCGGTAA